TCTTGTTGCGGTGTGTGTTGTGCACGAGCAGGATGCGCCCGAGGTCACCGGAGTCGAGCAGTCGCTTCATCCGGGCGTACTCGGGATCGAAACGCCGCATGAAGCCGACCTGGATCAGCGGCCGACCGGCCTTGTTCCGCTCGGCCTCGACCACGCGAAGCGAGGACTCGCTGTCCATCGTCAACGGCTTCTCGCACAGGGTGTACTTGCCGTGCTCGACGCAGGCGAGAACCTGCTCCTCGTGCACGAAGCCGGGCGAGGCGATGAGCACGGCGTCGACGCCCTTGTCGGCGATGAGTTCGAGCGGGTCACCGACGGTGCGTACGCCGGCGAAGCGCGCGGCCAGGTCGGCGACCCGGGCGGCGTCCGGGTCGGAGACCGCGACCAGTTCCGCTCCGGCGATGCGGTGGACGAGCCGGTCGGCGTGGTCGGCGCCCATCATGCCGACACCGATGATTCCGACCCGCAGGGGCGATGCACTCATGCCCTCGGCTCTTCCTCGTCTTCGCGCTCCACGGCCTTGAGTTCCTCGCGGCTGAGAGCGGGGGCTTCGACGTGACCGTGCTCGACCTCCCCGGGCTCGATGACCTTGCCCGGGTCGATCCCGCGAAGCTCGTGGCTGAGCTCCGCGAGCTCCTGGCCGCCCGCCATCTCCGTGGTGAGCTGTTCGAGGGTCAGGTCGTCGCGGTGCGCGTCCAGCACGACCCGACCGAGCTTGAGGATGATGAAATGGTTGCCGACGAGGTAGGCGTGGTGCGGATTGTGGGTGATGAAGATGACGCCCAGGCCGGCGTCGCGAGCCTTGACGATGTACCGCAGGGCGACACCGGACTGCTTGACACCGAGCGCGGCCGTCGGCTCGTCGAGGATGATCACCCTCGCCCCGAAGTAGATGGCCCTGGCGATCGCGATGCACTGGCGCTGGCCGCCCGAGAGGCCCGCGACCGGCCGGTCGAGATCGGGGACGACGACCCCCATCTTGCCCAGTTCATCCTCACAGATGCGCTTCATCCGGGCGATGTCCAAGGTGCGCAACGGCCCCTTGCGGAGTTCGTTGCCGAGGAAGAAGTTCCGCCACACCGACATGAGCGGCGCGAGCGCGAGGTCCTGGTAGACGGTCGCGATCCCGCTCGCCTGGGCGGCCCGCGGCGAGCCGAACCGGCGCGGCACGCCGTCGAGCTTCATCGTGCCGTCGGTGTGGTCGTGCAGGCCGGACATGATCTTGATCAGCGTCGACTTGCCGGCGCCGTTGTCGCCGAGAACGCAGGTGACCTCGCCCTGGCGGACGTTGAGGCTGACGCCGCGCAGGGCGTGGACGTTGCCGTAGCTCTTGCCGACGTTCTCGAGTTCGAGGATGGGGGTGGTCGAGTGGCCGGCGGCGTCGTGCCGCTCGCTCGTCGCGGTGCTCATCGGAATCGCGGCGTGGATACCCCCGCCTTACAGGCGGGTGGGGAACGCCGCTCCCTCCCTTCACAAAATTGACGTACTCCGGTGGCAGGATGCGGGGCATGACCGGGGTAGTGAAACGGGCGTACCGGTATCGCTTCTACCCGACCGACACGCAGGCAGCGCAGCTGTTGTGCACGTTCGGCTGTGTGCGGCTGGTGTACAACAAAGCCCTCGACGCGCGGACCCGCGCCTGGGCCACCCAGCAGCGGCGTATCTCCTACGGGCAGACGTCGGCGATGCTGACCGAGTGGAAGCGCGACTCCGACCTGGCATTTCTCAACGAAGTGTCGTCGGTTCCGTTGCAGCAGGCACTGCGTCACCTGCAGGCTGCGTTCACCGCGTTCTTCGACAAACGAGCCAAGTATCCGAAGTTCAAGTCCAAGAAGCGATCGCGGGCGTCGGCGGAGTACACCCGTTCGGCGTTTCGCTGGCGCGACGGGCAGCTCACCCTGGCCAAGATGGCCGAACCGCTGGCCATCGCGTGGTCCCGGCCGCTGCCCAACGGCGCCGAACCCTCCACCGTTACGGTTTCGCGTGATGCTGCCGGACGCTGGCACATCAGCATCATGGTCGAAACGACCATCGAAACCCTGCCGCCCACCCACGCCGTGGTCGGCGTGGACGTCGGCTTGGCCGCGCTGGTCACCCTGTCCACCGGGGAGAGGGTCATCAACCCACGGCATGAGCGGACCGACCGGCGCAAGCTCGCCAAGGCCCAGCGGGCTCTCTGTCGCAAGGAGAAGGGCTCGGCCAACCGCGCCAAGGCGCGGCTGAAAATTGCCCGCATCCATGCCCGAATCGCCGACAGGCGCCGCGACCAGCTGCACAAGCTGACTACCCGACTCGTCCGTGACAACCAAACGGTCGTGATCGAAGACCTCAGCGTACATACCATGATGCGCAACCACCGCCTGGCTCGCGTCATTTCGGATGCGGCCTGGGCCCAGCTGCGCACCATGCTGGAGTACAAGACCCGCTGGTACGGCCGGAACCTCGTGGTGGTCGACCGCTGGCTGCCGTCGTCGAAGTTGTGCTCGGTCTGCGGGCGGCTGGCCGGGTCGATGCCACTGGACGTGCGGGAGTGGTCGTGTCCCTGCGGGACGAGCCACGACAGAGACATCAACGCCGCCCTGAATATTCTGGCCGCCGGGCTGGCGGACAGCAACGCCTGTGGAGAGCCGGTAAGACCCGAACCGCGTAAACGGCGACGGCACGGCCCGGTGAAGCAGGAACTCTCGCAGGCGACTGCGGGAATCCCCGCGCATTAGGGCGGTGGAGGATGTCAACGCAGATCCGCCCTCTTCTTGACGTACATGTTCACCAGCGTCGCCAGCAGCAGCATCACGCCGAGGAAGGTCCTGAACCAGTCGGGGTTCCAGCCGGCGTAGTTGATGCCGAGCTGGGTCATGCCGAAGATAAGCGCCCCGAGCGAGGCGCCGACCACCGAGCCGTAGCCGCCGGTGAGCAGGCAGCCACCGATGACGGCGGCGATGATGAAGATGAACTCCTTGCCGACGCCCTCGCCGGACTGCACCGTGTTGAACTGGAACAGCAGGTGCATGCCCGAGAGCCAGGCGCAGAACCCGACGGCCATGAAGAGGCCGATCTTCGTCGCCCGGACGGGTACGCCGACGGCGCGCGCCGCGGCGGCGTCACCGCCCACCGCGAACACCCAGTTGCCCACCTGCGTGCGCAGCAGGACGTAGGCGGCGATGACGGTCAGCACGACCCAGTACAGGACCGTGATCTTCAGGTTGACCGGCCCGAGGGTCACCTCGGATCCGAAGATCTTCTGCGCGCTGCCAAAGCCGTCCATGTCGCTGATGTCGGCGCTGGCGACGTTGCCGGTGAGTAGCCGCGTGACGCCGAGGTTGACGCCCTGCAGGATGAAGAACGTGCCCAGCGTGACCAGGAAGCTCGGCAGTCCGGTCTTGAGCAGCAGCCACCCGTTGAACGCGCCGACCGCCACGGAGACGACCAGCGCCAGCAGGATGCCGACCCAGACGTTGAGCCCGAAGTTCCAGGCGAGCAGCGACGCGGAGAGCCCGGAGGTGGTCACCGCGACGCCGGCGGAGAGGTCGAACTCCCCGCCGATCATGAGCAGCGCCACGGGGACGGCCATGATGCCGATGGTCGAGGCACCGTAGAGGATCGTTCCGACGTTGGCGACGTTGCGGAAGGGCTCCGCGACCGCCATGAACAGCAGGAAGATCACGATCGCGGCGATGAGCGACCCGACCTCAGGGCGGCTCAGCAGCCGTGCCGCCAGGGGGCGGGTGGCGACCCGGTCGTCCCGGGTCGCCAACCCCCTGCTCGGCTCCGTGGCCGTAGCAGTCATGTCAACTCACCTCGTGCCGTTGCTTGCGAACTTCTCGACAGCGGCGACGTTGGTGTTGTCGATGAACGCGGGACCGGTCAGGGTCGCCTGGCCACCGCCGATGGTGTTGCCGTTGGTCTTGTAGAGCCACAGGCTGTCTACCGCGAGGTAGCCCTGCAGGTAGGGCTGCTGGTCGACCGCCCACTCGACCTGGCCGCCCTTGATCGCGGCCACGAGGTCCTTGTTGGTGTCGAAAGTGACGACCTTGGCCGAGCTGTTGGCGTCCTTGACCGACTTGACGGCGGTCAGCGCGAACGGCGCGCCGAGGGTCAGCACGCGGTCGATGCTCTTGTCCTGCTGGAGCTTCGAGGTGATCGCCGCCTGGACGCTCGGCATGTCGGTGCCGGTGACGTAGATCTTCTCGGTGTTCGGGAAGTCGGCCTTCGCCCCGTCACACCGGGCCTCGAGGCCGACGTGGCCCTGCTCCTGGATGACGCAGAGCGCCTTCTTGGCGCCGTCCTTCGTGAGCCGCTGGCCGGCCGCCTGACCGGCGATCCTCTCGTCCTGGCCGAAGTAGCCCAGCACGCCCATGCTCTTCCACGCGTCGATGCCGCCGTTGAGGGCGACGACCGGGACCCCGGCCTGAGCGGCCTTCTGCACGTTGGCCTTCATGGCATCCGGCTTTGCCAGGGTCACCGCGATGCCGTCGACCTTCTTGTCGATCGCGGACTGCACGAGGTTGGCCTGGTTCGCGCCGTCCGGGTCGGACTGGTACTGCAGGTCGACGTTGTCCTTCTTCGCCGCGTCCTCGGCGCCCTTGCGGACCAGGTCCCAGAAGGTATCGCCCGGGGCCGCGTGGGTGATGAAGGCGACGGTCATCCGCGGGGTGCTGGCGGTGCCGGCCTTGCCGGCGTCACCCTCGGTGGTCTGCTTGCCTCCGCTGGAGCTGCACGCCGCCAGGGCGAGAGCGGTCACGGCGCCGGCCGCGATCAGGGATATGCGGGATCTACGCATCATGTCGTTTCTGCCTTTCTTCATCCGCCACGTCGTCGGGACGGATGTCGGGGGACGGGTCAGGCGGCGGTACCGCCTGTTGGGGGATCATCGGTGGCTTGACAGGGCGGTCGGGTCATCAGCTGCTCCCGGGCGGGAGCCGGTCAGCGCAGCGGGCCGCAGGACTGCAGGTACGTCAGGGTCCGCCTCGCGATGGGCAGGGGTCTGTCGGCGGGGCACGGGTACATGTCCTGCTCGACGATGGCGAAGATGTCCGCGTCGAGGTTCGCCAGGGCGTCGAGGATGGGAGGCATGTCGGGGATGCCCGTCGGTGGCTCGCACATGGCGCCCATCCGCACGGCCTCGCCGAAGCCGATGCCCTGCTCATGCACGGCGGCGATGACAGCCGGATCGACCTGCTTGAGGTGCACGTACCCGATCCGCTCGGGATGGTCGCCGATGAGCTTGAGATTGTCCCCGCCGCAGAAGGAGATGTGCCCCGTGTCCAGGCACAGGCTCACCAGGTCGGGGTCCGTCTCGTGGAGGAACCGCTCCACGTTCTCGTGCGTGTCCACGTGGGTGTCCGCGTGGGGGTGGAACTGGATCTGCAGGCCGAACTCCTCGCGGATGCGCCGCGCGAGCCGGTTCATCTGCGCGGCGTACGCCACCCACTGCTCGTCGGTCAGTAGCGCGTCCTCGAGAACCTTCCCCGTCTGCGGGTCGCGCCAGAACTCCGGGATGACCACAAGGTGCCGGGCGCCCATGGCCGCGGTCAGCGCGGCCGCCGCGGAGACGTCCTTCCACGTGGTGTCCCACGAGTCGGCGCGATGCAGGTGCTCGAAGATGGTGCCGGCCGTCACGGTCAGCCCCCGCTTGTCGAGCTCGTCACGCAGGCGGGACGGGTCGGTAGGCAGGTAGCCGTACGGCCCCAGCTCGATGCGGCTGTAGCCGGCCGCGGCGACCTCGTCCAGAAAACGCTCCCAGGGAGTCTGTCGGGGGTCGTCGGGGAACCACACGCCCCAGCTGTCGGGGGCGCTGCCGATCATGGCTGGGCCGCTCATAGGTTCGTCCTCTCGGTCGGCGCCAGCAGTGCGCGCTGCGTGGCCTTGTGCCCGGCGTACGTGGCGTGGGCGCGCTGGGTGGTGTCGAGGTCGCTGACCTGGCTGACCGGGACATCCCACCACGACCCGCTGTCGGGGGCGTGGACGGTGGGCTCGGTCTCCACATGGATGACGACGGGGCCGCCGTTCGCCGGGGCGGCCTTGGCATCCTTGATCGCCTGCTCGAGTTCCCCGCGACTGCGCACCTCCATGACCGTCGCGCCGAGGCTGCGGGCATTGGCGGCGAGGTCGATCGGCAGCTTCCCGCCGTCCAGCCGGCCCGTGGCGTCGTTGCGGAAGCGGTACCTGGTGCCGAACCGCTGTGAGCCGAGGGACTCCGACAGTGAGCCGATGGAGTGGAAACCGTGGTTCTGGACCAGGACGACGATCACCTTGACCCGTTCCTGTACCGCCGTGACCAGCTCCGTCGGCATCATCAGATAGGAGCCGTCGCCCACCATGACGAAGACGTCCCGGTCGGGGTCGGCGAGCCGCACCCCGATACCGCCGGGGATCTCGTAGCCCATGCAGGAGTAGCCGTACTCGACGTGGTAGGCCTTGCGGTCCCGGACCCGCCACAGCTTGTGCAGATCGCCGGGCATGGAGCCGGCGGCGCAGACGACGACGTCCCTCGGGTCGGACAGCTCGTTGACGCAGCCGAGCACCGTGCCCTGGGTGAGGACGCCGGCGGCGAGCGCGTCGGTAACCTCGGCGGGCGGGTGGTAGGCGGCCTCCACCCGCGCGTCCCAGTCGCGGAACAGCCTCACCTGCCGGTCCCGGTACGCCGGGTCCACGGCATACCCCTGGAGGGCCGCGGTGAGGGCGGTGAGGGCCTCGCGGGCGTCCGCCACGACCGGCAGGCCCGCGTGCTTGCCGGCGTCGAACCGGGAGATGTTGATGTTGACAAAGCGGATGCCCGGATCCTGGAAGGCGGTGCGCGAAGCGGTGGTGAAGTCGCTGTAGCGGGTGCCGATGCCGATGACGACGTCGGCCTCCCGGGCCAGCGCATTGGCGGCCGTCGTGCCCGTCGAGCCGATCGCGCCCATTGCCTGCGGATGACCGTGCGGCAGCGCGCCCTTGCCGGCCTGAGTCTCCCCGACCGGGATGCCGGTGGCCTCGCAGAACACGCGCAGCGCCTGCTCCGCGCCGGAGTAGTGCACCCCGCCACCGGCGACGATGAGCGGCCGCCGCGCCGAGCAGATCAGCGTGGCCGCGTCCGCGACGTCGACGGCCTCCGGAACCGGCCGGGCGATCCGCCAGATCCGCGGCGCGAAAAGGTCGACCGGCCACTCGAACGCCTCCGCCTGCACGTCCTGCGGTAGCGCGATGGTCGCCGCCCCCGTCTCCACCGGGTCGGTGAGGACCCGCATGGCGCCGAGCAGGGCCGAGGGCAGCTGCTCCGGCCGGTTGACCCGGTCGAAGAAGCGCGACAGCGGGCGGAAGGCGTCGTTGACGGTGACGTCCGCGGCGTTCGGCGCCTCGAGCTCCTGCAGCACCGGCCCGGACACCCGGGTGGCGAACGTGCCGGAGGGCAGCAGCAGCACCGGCAGACGGTTCACGGTGGCCAGGGCGGCTCCCGTGAGCATGTTCGTCGAGCCGGGGCCGACGGACGCGGTGCACGCCCACGTCTGGAGGCGGTCCTTCTGGCGTGCGTAGGCCACCGCGGTGTGAACCATGGCCTGCTCGTTGCGGGCCAGCACGTAGGGCAGGCGCTCCTCCTTCTCGGTCAGCTCGTTCTGGAGCAGGGCCTGGCCGACGCCCGCGACATTGCCGTGACCGAAGATGCCGAAGCACCCGGCGAACAGCTTCTGGCGCTGGCCGTCGCGCTCGCTCCACTGGCTGGCCAGGAAGCGCACGACGGTCTGCCCCACGGTCAGGCGTACGTTGTCGGCGCCGGCGGTCATCGGGGTCCTCCGATCGGCAGTCTCGGGTCGACATCCTGCTTGGCCCACGAGTCCCGCACCCAGGTGTGGGCTGGGTCGTCGCAGATGAGCCAGGCCCTGGTCGCGCCGGGGCCGGCCATGACGTTCAGGTAGTAGAGGTCGTAGCCGGGCGGGGCCATCGCGGGGCCGTGCCAGCCGTGCGGTACCAGGACGACATCGCCCGAGCGGACCTCGGCGAAGACGTCCAGCGGCCGCTCTCGGGTGCCGTACACGCGCTGGTAGCCGAGGGGGTCGGCCCCGTCCGCCGGGGACTCCGCCCGGACCTCGAAGTAGTAGACCTCCTCCAGCTCGGTCTCCACCCCGTCGCGCTCCTCGTCGTGCTTGTGCGGCGGATAGGAGCTCCAGTTGCCGGCCGGCGTGATGACCTCACACGCGATGATCGAGTCGGCATCCAGGACCTGCGGGACGCCGAAGTTGCGCACCTCGCGCGAGGCCATGCCGGCGCCACGCAGCTCGACGGGGACATCGGCGGCAGCCACGTAACGGAACGGCAGCGGCATGCTCTGCTTCGTCGCCTTCGCGCCGCAGAGCGCCACCTTGGCCGGGCCAACGCCGGCGTTGCGCACCGTGAGGCTGGCGCCGCGCGGGACGTACGCCACGTCGGTCGCACCGGCGAAGACGCTCGTCCGTCCGGCGAGCCTGGCCTCGTGGCGCTCTCCCACGTGGTCGACCGCCGTGACGTCGAAGCTGCCCTGAAGGGGCACGACGATGACCTCGCTGTCGCCGAGGTCGAGGCTCACCTGAACGGCCGGTGCCAGCGTGGCCACCCGTAGGCTGGTGTGCTGCCACCCGCAGAGGTCGTCGGTGATGGACACCTGGAAGTCGCCGTCGCCGGAGCTGCCGAAGGGATACACCCAGCGTCCGTTGTCGCTCATCGCCGGCCCCGGTGCACGAGTCCCGAAGCGATGTCGACGGCGCTGGCCACGTCACCGTCCGGCGGGAAGAGCAGCGCCCGCCCGACCACCAGGCCGCGCACGGCGGGCAGGTCGAGCGCCCTGCCCCACGCGGCGTACGTGTCATCCGAGTGGCGTGTCGGGTCACCGCCGAGCAGAAGCGTCGGCAGGGTGGTGGCGTCCATGACGCGCTCCAGGTCGTCGACCACGGGCAGTTTGAGCCAGGTGTGCTGGCTGGTGGCCCCCAGACCCGCAGCGATGTGGATCGACGTGATGGTCGAGTCGGGGTCGAGCAGGTTACGCACCCGGCCGTTCTCGCGAACCGAGAAGAACGGCTCCACCATCGCCATGACGCCGTGGGCGGCGAGCTCCGTGATCGCGTGGGCGCTCGCCTGGAGCGTCGCTGCCGTACCCGGATCGCCGAGGCAAATGCGGGTCAGCATCTTGCCGCCCTCCAGACCCCGGGCCGCGATCTCGTCGGCCGTGTACGCCGTGAACCGGTCGTCGAGCTCGAAAACCGCGCCCTGCAGACCCCCACGGTTCATCGACCCGACGGCGACCTTGTCCTCCAACGCGCCCATCAGGAGCAGGTCGTCGAGGATGTCGGGCGTGCCGAGAACGCCGTCGACGCCGGGGCGGGACAGCGCTGTGGCCAGACGCTCCAGCAGCTCGCTGCGCGAGGCCATGGCCTGACGGTCGTCACGCACGCCCAGCGCGCCGCGGGCCGGGTGGTCCGCGGCCACGATGAGCAGCCTGCCGTCCACACCGACCAGCTGCCGGCGCCGGCGGGCGGCCCAGCCGTCGGTGATCCGCCGCGGCTCACGGACCCGGATCTCAGTCAGATCGGCGATGGTCGAACGGGTCGTCGTCGTCACCGTCACCCCTCCTGTCGCTTGGCGGCGAGGACGGCCTCGACCTCG
The window above is part of the Micromonospora inositola genome. Proteins encoded here:
- a CDS encoding ABC transporter permease codes for the protein MTATATEPSRGLATRDDRVATRPLAARLLSRPEVGSLIAAIVIFLLFMAVAEPFRNVANVGTILYGASTIGIMAVPVALLMIGGEFDLSAGVAVTTSGLSASLLAWNFGLNVWVGILLALVVSVAVGAFNGWLLLKTGLPSFLVTLGTFFILQGVNLGVTRLLTGNVASADISDMDGFGSAQKIFGSEVTLGPVNLKITVLYWVVLTVIAAYVLLRTQVGNWVFAVGGDAAAARAVGVPVRATKIGLFMAVGFCAWLSGMHLLFQFNTVQSGEGVGKEFIFIIAAVIGGCLLTGGYGSVVGASLGALIFGMTQLGINYAGWNPDWFRTFLGVMLLLATLVNMYVKKRADLR
- a CDS encoding TIM barrel protein gives rise to the protein MSGPAMIGSAPDSWGVWFPDDPRQTPWERFLDEVAAAGYSRIELGPYGYLPTDPSRLRDELDKRGLTVTAGTIFEHLHRADSWDTTWKDVSAAAALTAAMGARHLVVIPEFWRDPQTGKVLEDALLTDEQWVAYAAQMNRLARRIREEFGLQIQFHPHADTHVDTHENVERFLHETDPDLVSLCLDTGHISFCGGDNLKLIGDHPERIGYVHLKQVDPAVIAAVHEQGIGFGEAVRMGAMCEPPTGIPDMPPILDALANLDADIFAIVEQDMYPCPADRPLPIARRTLTYLQSCGPLR
- a CDS encoding RNA-guided endonuclease InsQ/TnpB family protein, which codes for MTGVVKRAYRYRFYPTDTQAAQLLCTFGCVRLVYNKALDARTRAWATQQRRISYGQTSAMLTEWKRDSDLAFLNEVSSVPLQQALRHLQAAFTAFFDKRAKYPKFKSKKRSRASAEYTRSAFRWRDGQLTLAKMAEPLAIAWSRPLPNGAEPSTVTVSRDAAGRWHISIMVETTIETLPPTHAVVGVDVGLAALVTLSTGERVINPRHERTDRRKLAKAQRALCRKEKGSANRAKARLKIARIHARIADRRRDQLHKLTTRLVRDNQTVVIEDLSVHTMMRNHRLARVISDAAWAQLRTMLEYKTRWYGRNLVVVDRWLPSSKLCSVCGRLAGSMPLDVREWSCPCGTSHDRDINAALNILAAGLADSNACGEPVRPEPRKRRRHGPVKQELSQATAGIPAH
- a CDS encoding sugar ABC transporter substrate-binding protein, producing MMRRSRISLIAAGAVTALALAACSSSGGKQTTEGDAGKAGTASTPRMTVAFITHAAPGDTFWDLVRKGAEDAAKKDNVDLQYQSDPDGANQANLVQSAIDKKVDGIAVTLAKPDAMKANVQKAAQAGVPVVALNGGIDAWKSMGVLGYFGQDERIAGQAAGQRLTKDGAKKALCVIQEQGHVGLEARCDGAKADFPNTEKIYVTGTDMPSVQAAITSKLQQDKSIDRVLTLGAPFALTAVKSVKDANSSAKVVTFDTNKDLVAAIKGGQVEWAVDQQPYLQGYLAVDSLWLYKTNGNTIGGGQATLTGPAFIDNTNVAAVEKFASNGTR
- a CDS encoding Cgl0159 family (beta/alpha)8-fold protein, yielding MTTTTRSTIADLTEIRVREPRRITDGWAARRRRQLVGVDGRLLIVAADHPARGALGVRDDRQAMASRSELLERLATALSRPGVDGVLGTPDILDDLLLMGALEDKVAVGSMNRGGLQGAVFELDDRFTAYTADEIAARGLEGGKMLTRICLGDPGTAATLQASAHAITELAAHGVMAMVEPFFSVRENGRVRNLLDPDSTITSIHIAAGLGATSQHTWLKLPVVDDLERVMDATTLPTLLLGGDPTRHSDDTYAAWGRALDLPAVRGLVVGRALLFPPDGDVASAVDIASGLVHRGRR
- the iolB gene encoding 5-deoxy-glucuronate isomerase, whose translation is MSDNGRWVYPFGSSGDGDFQVSITDDLCGWQHTSLRVATLAPAVQVSLDLGDSEVIVVPLQGSFDVTAVDHVGERHEARLAGRTSVFAGATDVAYVPRGASLTVRNAGVGPAKVALCGAKATKQSMPLPFRYVAAADVPVELRGAGMASREVRNFGVPQVLDADSIIACEVITPAGNWSSYPPHKHDEERDGVETELEEVYYFEVRAESPADGADPLGYQRVYGTRERPLDVFAEVRSGDVVLVPHGWHGPAMAPPGYDLYYLNVMAGPGATRAWLICDDPAHTWVRDSWAKQDVDPRLPIGGPR
- a CDS encoding ATP-binding cassette domain-containing protein, translating into MSTATSERHDAAGHSTTPILELENVGKSYGNVHALRGVSLNVRQGEVTCVLGDNGAGKSTLIKIMSGLHDHTDGTMKLDGVPRRFGSPRAAQASGIATVYQDLALAPLMSVWRNFFLGNELRKGPLRTLDIARMKRICEDELGKMGVVVPDLDRPVAGLSGGQRQCIAIARAIYFGARVIILDEPTAALGVKQSGVALRYIVKARDAGLGVIFITHNPHHAYLVGNHFIILKLGRVVLDAHRDDLTLEQLTTEMAGGQELAELSHELRGIDPGKVIEPGEVEHGHVEAPALSREELKAVEREDEEEPRA
- the iolD gene encoding 3D-(3,5/4)-trihydroxycyclohexane-1,2-dione acylhydrolase (decyclizing), whose translation is MTAGADNVRLTVGQTVVRFLASQWSERDGQRQKLFAGCFGIFGHGNVAGVGQALLQNELTEKEERLPYVLARNEQAMVHTAVAYARQKDRLQTWACTASVGPGSTNMLTGAALATVNRLPVLLLPSGTFATRVSGPVLQELEAPNAADVTVNDAFRPLSRFFDRVNRPEQLPSALLGAMRVLTDPVETGAATIALPQDVQAEAFEWPVDLFAPRIWRIARPVPEAVDVADAATLICSARRPLIVAGGGVHYSGAEQALRVFCEATGIPVGETQAGKGALPHGHPQAMGAIGSTGTTAANALAREADVVIGIGTRYSDFTTASRTAFQDPGIRFVNINISRFDAGKHAGLPVVADAREALTALTAALQGYAVDPAYRDRQVRLFRDWDARVEAAYHPPAEVTDALAAGVLTQGTVLGCVNELSDPRDVVVCAAGSMPGDLHKLWRVRDRKAYHVEYGYSCMGYEIPGGIGVRLADPDRDVFVMVGDGSYLMMPTELVTAVQERVKVIVVLVQNHGFHSIGSLSESLGSQRFGTRYRFRNDATGRLDGGKLPIDLAANARSLGATVMEVRSRGELEQAIKDAKAAPANGGPVVIHVETEPTVHAPDSGSWWDVPVSQVSDLDTTQRAHATYAGHKATQRALLAPTERTNL